The Nocardioides salarius genome includes a region encoding these proteins:
- a CDS encoding T3SS (YopN, CesT) and YbjN peptide-binding chaperone 1: MTIEREHDEAWRELRSRLADHLASMEPDEEVGLAVDDGSGEVPAYVVVDAEAGGRLLLEAVGVGGLVEPWVPGAEYEDDDPVFHAELAQRECDLAAALVVGALRDQRGCLHPAFLLSRELDLGGLRWEARAKALPPRRARVLGDDAPLAVLVEDRDHLQRLVDATLAEVLDQPVAHDEDGDVPVPVGESVVWVQVLPDRPAVALFAILVDDVADAAGAAREVSGLQARLPYLQVRATADSIVVRHEICAVPFAPRQLAGVLARLCSEIDDIAGEVAERVGGRRFLAGLGAGDEDDADTDTHEPLPGGLDEHLATVLELLLDGQVEPAQVAAAYDGQRTLLVRSLVGLRTGTVVVPDADLDLLLHTVRSGLRHLVDQAARRDEGPTRPRAPRSQQLSLLPDDEPGLDLPGSERWVG, encoded by the coding sequence GTGACGATCGAGCGGGAGCACGACGAGGCGTGGCGCGAGCTGCGGTCCCGGCTGGCCGACCACCTGGCCTCCATGGAGCCGGACGAGGAGGTCGGGCTCGCCGTCGACGACGGCTCCGGCGAGGTGCCGGCGTACGTCGTCGTGGACGCCGAGGCCGGGGGCCGGCTGCTCCTCGAGGCGGTCGGCGTCGGCGGTCTCGTCGAGCCGTGGGTGCCCGGTGCCGAGTACGAGGACGACGACCCCGTCTTCCACGCCGAGCTGGCCCAGCGCGAGTGCGACCTGGCGGCGGCGCTGGTGGTGGGGGCGCTGCGCGACCAGCGCGGCTGCCTGCACCCGGCGTTCCTCCTCAGCCGCGAGCTCGACCTCGGCGGGCTGCGCTGGGAGGCGCGGGCCAAGGCGCTGCCGCCCCGGCGCGCGAGGGTGCTGGGCGACGACGCACCGTTGGCCGTGCTCGTCGAGGACCGCGACCACCTGCAGCGGCTGGTCGACGCCACCCTCGCCGAGGTGCTCGACCAGCCGGTCGCCCACGACGAGGACGGCGACGTGCCCGTGCCGGTGGGGGAGAGCGTGGTGTGGGTGCAGGTGCTGCCCGACCGGCCCGCGGTGGCGCTCTTCGCGATCCTCGTCGACGACGTGGCCGACGCCGCCGGGGCCGCCCGCGAGGTCTCCGGGCTGCAGGCCCGGCTGCCCTACCTGCAGGTGCGCGCCACCGCCGACAGCATCGTGGTGCGCCACGAGATCTGCGCGGTGCCCTTTGCCCCGCGCCAGCTCGCCGGGGTGCTGGCCAGGTTGTGCTCCGAGATCGACGACATCGCCGGAGAGGTGGCCGAGCGGGTCGGCGGACGCCGGTTCCTCGCCGGGCTCGGCGCCGGCGACGAGGACGACGCCGACACCGACACGCACGAGCCGCTGCCCGGCGGCCTCGACGAGCACCTCGCCACCGTGCTCGAGCTGCTCCTCGACGGCCAGGTCGAGCCCGCGCAGGTCGCAGCGGCGTACGACGGGCAGCGCACGCTGCTGGTGCGCTCCCTGGTGGGCCTGCGCACCGGCACCGTCGTGGTGCCCGACGCCGACCTCGACCTGCTGCTGCACACCGTCCGCTCCGGGCTGCGCCACCTCGTCGACCAGGCCGCCCGTCGCGACGAGGGGCCCACCCGCCCCCGCGCCCCCCGCAGCCAGCAGCTCTCGCTGCTGCCCGACGACGAGCCCGGTCTCGACCTGCCCGGCTCCGAGCGCTGGGTCGGCTGA